The Prunus persica cultivar Lovell chromosome G8, Prunus_persica_NCBIv2, whole genome shotgun sequence genome includes a region encoding these proteins:
- the LOC18768820 gene encoding diphthamide biosynthesis protein 3, with protein MSYDDVEIEDMEWNNELQAYTYPCPCGDLFQITKEDLKLGEEIARCPSCSLYITVVYNVEDFLDKKSNKPIEPSKQQPITVA; from the coding sequence ATGTCGTACGACGATGTGGAGATCGAAGATATGGAGTGGAACAATGAGCTCCAGGCGTACACATACCCCTGTCCATGCGGGGACTTGTTTCAGATCACCAAGGAGGACCTGAAGTTGGGCGAAGAGATCGCTCGGTGCCCTAGTTGCTCCCTCTACATCACCGTCGTTTACAACGTCGAAGATTTCTTAGATAAGAAAAGTAACAAACCCATCGAGCCCTCCAAGCAGCAACCCATTACTGTCGCTTAA
- the LOC18768912 gene encoding transmembrane protein 45B, with amino-acid sequence MGTFVGHIVPGFALTLLGLWHTINTIRSYFLRGPSNFRVRFWHPFNSPLSKLKHLELIFILSFSVLAIFMQVLDFPFLQLSFKLHNLEHATMFLHLVVFAGFTLCAELIHPFQTLSGVVGMLVASVFCQELFLLHFHSADHVGLEGHYHWLLQLIVFVSVMAALAATCCQTSLPAALVLSISVVFQGCWFMNMGFLLWVPRFVPKGCVVHYVEGTNDTMLGAVTCQSSEADFRARALANLQFSWILSGILIFTGCACLKFAVKCIPRDLPIEYEQLHSRGADVPIVINDFKEAHP; translated from the coding sequence ATGGGCACGTTTGTTGGACACATAGTTCCCGGGTTTGCACTCACCCTCCTTGGTTTATGGCACACCATCAACACTATCAGATCTTATTTTCTCAGGGGCCCTAGTAACTTTAGAGTAAGGTTTTGGCACCCATTCAATTCCCCTCTTTCCAAACTCAAACACTTGGAGCTCATTTTCATCTTATCTTTCTCTGTATTGGCAATTTTCATGCAAGTTTTAGACTTCCCTTTTCTTCAACTCTCTTTCAAGCTCCACAACTTGGAGCATGCAACTATGTTCCTCCACCTAGTCGTATTTGCAGGATTTACGCTTTGTGCTGAGTTGATTCATCCGTTTCAGACCCTATCTGGGGTCGTTGGAATGCTAGTAGCATCTGTTTTCTGTCAAGAGCTTTTCCTACTTCATTTCCACTCTGCTGACCATGTTGGTCTTGAAGGGCATTACCATTGGCTGCTGCAGCTTATAGTGTTTGTTTCTGTCATGGCAGCTTTGGCAGCAACTTGTTGCCAAACCAGTCTTCCTGCAGCACttgttctttcaatttcagtgGTATTTCAAGGTTGCTGGTTTATGAACATGGGGTTTTTGCTCTGGGTTCCTAGATTTGTTCCAAAGGGTTGTGTTGTCCATTATGTAGAGGGCACCAATGATACCATGCTTGGAGCCGTAACCTGTCAGTCAAGTGAGGCTGATTTTAGGGCAAGAGCATTGGCCAACTTGCAATTTAGTTGGATACTTTCTGGAATTTTGATATTCACAGGTTGTGCATGCCTGAAATTTGCTGTCAAATGCATTCCAAGGGACCTGCCAATAGAGTATGAGCAACTCCATAGCAGAGGAGCAGATGTCCCTATAGTCATAAATGATTTCAAGGAAGCTCATCCATAG
- the LOC18768677 gene encoding uncharacterized protein LOC18768677 — MATASATVSPAMFTTTTVAKPRRAANNVNYITGLNSFSGLKAHSSVASLGLPQGTEQSFAKIVSSLRAPSQGKGRVGGGALSSTCNAVGEIFKIAAIMNGLTLVGVAVGFVLLRIEASVEEAAEAE; from the coding sequence ATGGCAACAGCCTCAGCTACTGTGTCTCCAGCAATGTTCACCACAACCACAGTGGCCAAGCCAAGGAGGGCAGCAAACAATGTGAATTACATAACAGGGCTCAATTCATTTTCTGGGCTGAAAGCTCACAGCAGTGTGGCCTCTCTTGGCCTTCCACAGGGCACTGAGCAGTCCTTTGCAAAGATCGTGAGCTCCTTGAGAGCCCCTTCACAGGGCAAAGGCAGAGTTGGAGGAGGGGCACTCTCCTCTACCTGCAATGCTGTTGGGGAGATTTTCAAGATTGCAGCAATCATGAATGGGCTTACACTTGTTGGAGTTGCAGTAGGGTTTGTTCTTCTTCGAATCGAAGCGTCCGTGGAGGAGGCAGCTGAGGCTGAGTAA